A single genomic interval of Aegicerativicinus sediminis harbors:
- a CDS encoding acyl-CoA carboxylase subunit beta — translation MDSKIKTLQHKIEKAHDAGGEKRIGKQHSKKKLTARERISYFLDEGSFEEIGMLVTHRTKDFGLENQIYYGDGVVTGYGTVNERLVYVFAQDFTVFGGALSETHAEKICKIMDLAMTVGAPLIGLNDSGGARIQEGVRSLGGYADIFYRNVKASGVIPQISAIMGPCAGGAVYSPAMTDFTIMVQDSSYMFVTGPNVVKTVTNETVTSEELGGASTHSEKSGVAHLTAANDILALEKIKILLSYLPASNKETTPVLPFELGEELRPELSSIIPDNPNHPYDMLTIIEHIVDKDSLFEIQEDFAKNIIIGFARMGGRSVGVIANNPMFLAGCLDVDSSRKAARFVRFCDSFNIPLLVLVDVPGFLPGTDQEWNGIIVHGAKLLYAFSEATVPRITVITRKAYGGAYDVMNSKHIGSDLNFAWPSAEIAVMGAKGAAEIIFKNDIANAANPEKEWKAKEKEYADLFANPYSAAERGFVDEVIMPEETRRKIIKGFAMLQNKTVESPKKKHGNIPL, via the coding sequence ATGGACTCTAAAATAAAAACACTTCAACATAAAATTGAAAAGGCACATGATGCTGGGGGTGAGAAGAGAATTGGAAAACAGCATTCTAAAAAGAAATTAACCGCAAGAGAACGTATATCATATTTTTTAGATGAAGGTTCCTTTGAGGAAATAGGTATGTTGGTAACCCACCGCACCAAAGATTTTGGACTGGAAAATCAAATTTATTATGGTGACGGGGTGGTTACAGGCTACGGAACAGTCAATGAACGGTTAGTCTATGTATTTGCACAAGATTTTACGGTGTTTGGTGGAGCCTTGTCTGAAACGCATGCTGAAAAAATTTGCAAAATAATGGATTTGGCAATGACCGTTGGCGCACCATTAATTGGACTTAATGATTCAGGAGGGGCACGTATTCAGGAAGGAGTAAGGTCTTTGGGAGGCTATGCTGATATTTTCTACCGAAATGTAAAGGCCTCTGGAGTGATACCTCAAATTTCTGCTATTATGGGTCCATGCGCAGGTGGGGCAGTGTATTCTCCTGCTATGACTGATTTTACGATTATGGTGCAAGATTCCAGTTACATGTTTGTTACAGGGCCTAACGTTGTAAAAACTGTTACGAATGAAACAGTTACCTCCGAGGAACTTGGTGGTGCCTCAACTCATTCCGAAAAATCTGGAGTAGCACATTTAACGGCGGCAAACGATATCTTGGCTTTAGAAAAAATCAAAATCCTACTCTCCTATTTGCCCGCTAGCAATAAGGAAACTACTCCTGTATTACCTTTTGAATTGGGTGAAGAATTGAGACCTGAGCTTTCATCGATTATACCAGACAATCCTAATCATCCCTATGATATGCTTACAATTATTGAGCATATTGTGGATAAGGACTCCCTATTTGAAATTCAGGAAGATTTTGCTAAAAATATAATTATAGGTTTTGCAAGGATGGGAGGAAGAAGTGTTGGTGTTATTGCCAACAATCCGATGTTTTTGGCAGGTTGCCTTGATGTTGACAGTTCAAGAAAAGCTGCCAGATTTGTACGCTTTTGTGATAGTTTCAACATTCCTTTATTGGTTTTGGTAGATGTACCTGGTTTTTTACCCGGCACGGATCAGGAATGGAACGGAATTATCGTTCACGGGGCTAAACTTTTATATGCTTTTAGTGAGGCAACAGTTCCTAGAATTACCGTTATTACTAGAAAGGCCTACGGAGGAGCGTATGATGTGATGAATTCCAAGCACATTGGGTCTGACCTAAATTTTGCTTGGCCCTCCGCTGAAATTGCTGTTATGGGAGCTAAGGGAGCGGCAGAGATTATTTTTAAAAATGATATAGCAAATGCTGCAAATCCTGAGAAGGAATGGAAGGCCAAAGAAAAGGAATATGCTGATTTATTCGCTAACCCTTACAGTGCTGCAGAAAGAGGTTTTGTTGACGAGGTAATAATGCCCGAAGAAACCAGACGGAAAATAATCAAGGGATTTGCAATGCTTCAAAATAAAACCGTTGAAAGCCCTAAAAAAAAGCACGGAAATATTCCGCTCTAG